In Palleronia sp. LCG004, a single window of DNA contains:
- the trpD gene encoding anthranilate phosphoribosyltransferase, translated as MSTDLKPLIASAVERPLTRAEAETAFGLLFDGQATPSQIGGFLMTLRTRGESVAEYAAAASAMRARCKKVRAPEGAMDIVGTGGDGKGTLNISTATAFVVAGAGVPVAKHGNRNLSSKSGAADAIGQMGIDVMVGPEMVERALAEVGIGFMMAPMHHPATAHVMPARTELGTRTIFNILGPLTNPASVAYQLTGAFSAEVLRPMAETLGELGSRRAWLVHGGDGTDEISIALPTRVAMLDNGEVTETEIAPEDAGLPRHPFEAILGGSPAENGRAFRALLGGEAGAYRDAVLLNSAAALVVAGKAPDLVSGVAMAVESIDSGAAMAKVEGLARVSPLRR; from the coding sequence ATGAGCACGGATCTGAAGCCCCTGATCGCGAGCGCCGTCGAACGGCCCCTGACCCGTGCCGAGGCCGAGACGGCGTTCGGCCTGCTCTTTGACGGGCAGGCCACGCCCAGCCAGATCGGCGGGTTCCTGATGACGCTGCGGACGCGCGGCGAGTCGGTCGCGGAATACGCCGCCGCGGCCAGCGCGATGCGCGCGCGCTGCAAGAAGGTGCGCGCGCCCGAGGGGGCGATGGACATCGTGGGAACGGGGGGCGACGGGAAGGGCACGCTCAACATCTCGACCGCGACGGCCTTCGTGGTGGCGGGCGCGGGCGTGCCCGTCGCCAAGCACGGCAATCGCAACCTGTCGTCGAAATCGGGGGCGGCAGACGCGATCGGGCAGATGGGGATCGACGTGATGGTCGGCCCCGAGATGGTCGAGCGCGCGCTGGCCGAGGTCGGGATCGGCTTCATGATGGCCCCGATGCACCATCCGGCGACCGCGCATGTCATGCCCGCGCGCACCGAGCTCGGGACGCGGACGATCTTCAACATCCTGGGGCCGCTGACCAACCCCGCCTCGGTCGCCTACCAGCTGACCGGGGCGTTTTCGGCCGAGGTGCTGCGCCCGATGGCCGAAACGCTGGGCGAGCTCGGATCGCGGCGGGCCTGGCTGGTCCATGGCGGCGACGGGACCGACGAGATCTCCATCGCGCTGCCCACGCGGGTCGCGATGCTCGACAACGGCGAGGTCACCGAGACCGAGATCGCCCCCGAGGATGCGGGCCTGCCGCGCCATCCGTTCGAGGCGATCCTGGGCGGCAGCCCGGCGGAGAACGGCCGCGCCTTCCGCGCGCTTCTGGGCGGCGAGGCGGGGGCCTACCGCGATGCGGTGCTGCTCAATTCCGCCGCCGCGCTGGTCGTGGCGGGCAAGGCGCCGGACCTCGTCTCGGGGGTGGCGATGGCGGTCGAAAGCATCGATTCCGGTGCCGCGATGGCCAAGGTCGAGGGGCTGGCGCGGGTCTCGCCCCTCAGACGCTGA
- a CDS encoding aminodeoxychorismate/anthranilate synthase component II: MILLIDNYDSFTWNLVHYLGELGARIEVRRNDALSVEEAMEMRPEAIVLSPGPCDPDRAGICLDLIDAAARARLPLLGVCLGHQAIGQAFGGRVVRHDKIVHGKVDEMRHEGASVFAGLPDPLKATRYHSLVVERASLPDALQVTAALADGTIMGLAHRDLPIHGVQFHPESIRSDHGHDMLRNFLDLVAVPA, translated from the coding sequence GTGATTCTTCTCATAGACAATTACGACAGCTTCACCTGGAATCTCGTCCATTACCTGGGCGAGCTCGGCGCGCGGATCGAGGTCAGGCGCAACGACGCGCTGAGCGTCGAGGAGGCGATGGAGATGCGCCCCGAGGCGATCGTGCTGTCGCCCGGCCCCTGCGATCCCGACCGGGCGGGGATCTGCCTCGACCTCATCGACGCGGCGGCGCGGGCGCGTCTGCCGCTGCTGGGCGTCTGCCTGGGGCACCAGGCGATCGGCCAGGCCTTCGGCGGCCGCGTCGTGCGCCACGACAAGATCGTCCACGGCAAGGTCGACGAGATGCGCCACGAGGGGGCCAGCGTCTTTGCCGGGCTGCCCGACCCGCTGAAGGCCACGCGCTATCACTCGCTGGTGGTCGAACGCGCGAGCCTGCCGGACGCGTTGCAGGTGACCGCGGCCCTTGCCGACGGCACGATCATGGGCCTCGCCCACCGGGACCTTCCTATCCACGGCGTGCAGTTCCACCCCGAATCGATCCGCTCGGATCACGGGCACGACATGCTGCGGAATTTCCTCGACCTCGTGGCGGTGCCGGCATGA
- the glnA gene encoding type I glutamate--ammonia ligase, with protein MDTKELIQKIQDEDIEYVDIRFTDPRGKLQHVTVIRDEIDEDFFEEGFMFDGSSIAGWKSIEQSDMKLMPDPSSAYIDPFYAEKTICVHCTVLEPDTNERYERDPRATAKNAEEYLRSTGIGDTAYMGPEAEFFLFDNVRYSTSMNKVSFEVDAQDASWNTDAEFEMGNMGHRPGVKGGYFPVNPTDDAHDLRSEMLSTMKRMGMKVDKHHHEVASCQHELGLIFSTLTEQADNLQKYKYVIHNVANAYGKSATFMPKPISGDNGTGMHVNMSIWKDGKPVFAGDKYADLSDEALFFIGGILKHAKALNAFTNPTTNSYKRLIPGFEAPVLRAYSARNRSGCVRIPWAESPKAKRVEARFPDPAANPYLAFAALLMAGIDGIKNKIHPGEAMDKDLYDLPPEELEGIPTVCASLREALEELEKDMDFLTAGDVFTKDQIKGYMDLKWEEVFAYEHCPHPIEYKLYYSC; from the coding sequence ATGGACACCAAGGAACTGATCCAGAAGATCCAGGACGAGGATATCGAGTACGTCGACATCCGCTTCACCGATCCGCGCGGCAAGCTCCAGCACGTCACGGTGATCCGCGACGAGATCGACGAGGACTTCTTCGAGGAAGGCTTCATGTTCGACGGGTCGTCGATCGCGGGCTGGAAGTCGATCGAGCAGTCCGACATGAAACTGATGCCCGATCCGTCCTCGGCCTATATCGATCCGTTCTACGCCGAGAAGACGATCTGCGTGCATTGCACCGTGCTCGAGCCCGACACCAACGAACGCTACGAGCGCGACCCGCGCGCGACGGCGAAGAACGCCGAGGAATACCTCCGCTCCACGGGCATCGGCGACACCGCCTATATGGGCCCCGAGGCCGAGTTCTTCCTGTTCGACAACGTCCGCTACTCCACCTCGATGAACAAGGTGAGCTTCGAGGTCGACGCGCAGGACGCCTCGTGGAACACCGACGCCGAGTTCGAGATGGGCAACATGGGCCATCGTCCGGGCGTCAAGGGCGGCTATTTCCCGGTCAACCCGACCGACGACGCGCATGACCTGCGCTCGGAAATGCTCTCGACCATGAAGCGCATGGGCATGAAGGTCGACAAGCACCACCACGAGGTGGCGTCCTGTCAGCACGAGCTCGGTCTCATCTTCTCGACCCTGACCGAGCAGGCCGACAACCTGCAGAAGTACAAGTACGTCATCCACAACGTCGCCAATGCCTACGGCAAGTCGGCGACCTTCATGCCCAAGCCCATCTCGGGCGACAACGGCACGGGGATGCACGTCAACATGTCGATCTGGAAGGACGGCAAGCCCGTCTTCGCCGGCGACAAGTACGCCGACCTCAGCGACGAGGCCCTGTTCTTCATCGGCGGCATCCTCAAGCATGCCAAGGCGCTCAATGCGTTCACGAATCCGACGACGAACAGCTACAAGCGTCTCATCCCCGGCTTCGAGGCCCCCGTGCTGCGCGCCTATTCGGCCCGCAACCGGTCTGGCTGCGTGCGGATCCCGTGGGCCGAAAGCCCGAAGGCCAAGCGCGTCGAGGCCCGCTTCCCCGACCCGGCGGCGAACCCCTATCTCGCCTTCGCGGCGCTCCTGATGGCGGGCATCGACGGGATCAAGAACAAGATCCATCCGGGCGAGGCGATGGACAAGGACCTCTACGACCTGCCGCCCGAAGAGCTCGAGGGCATCCCGACCGTCTGCGCGAGCCTTCGCGAAGCGCTCGAGGAACTCGAGAAGGACATGGACTTCCTCACCGCGGGCGACGTGTTCACCAAGGACCAGATCAAGGGCTACATGGATCTGAAGTGGGAAGAGGTGTTCGCCTACGAGCATTGCCCGCATCCGATCGAGTACAAGCTCTACTACAGCTGCTGA
- a CDS encoding SDR family oxidoreductase, with the protein MDLGISGKRALVTASSKGLGLGCARALAEAGCDLVMNARGADALEAEAERIREEFGVKVETIACDVTTTDGQERILDLASGPDILVTNAGGPPPGQWSDWTRDDFIAALDANMLAPIALMKACLPTMIDRGWGRVVNITSQSVKSPIAVLGLSNSARAGLTGYVAGTARQVAGKGVNINNLLPGIHDTDRATSLDKGVVESQGLTMEEARAQRQSTIPAGRYGTPEEFGAACAFLCSRHSGFIVGQNILLDGGAVNLSM; encoded by the coding sequence ATGGATCTCGGAATTTCGGGAAAGCGCGCTCTGGTCACGGCGTCGTCGAAGGGGCTCGGGCTCGGCTGTGCGCGCGCGCTGGCCGAGGCGGGATGCGACCTGGTGATGAACGCGCGCGGTGCCGACGCGCTCGAGGCCGAGGCCGAGCGCATCCGCGAGGAGTTCGGCGTGAAGGTCGAGACGATCGCCTGCGACGTGACCACCACCGACGGGCAGGAGCGGATCCTGGATCTCGCCTCGGGGCCGGACATCCTCGTCACGAATGCGGGCGGTCCGCCGCCGGGGCAGTGGTCGGACTGGACCCGCGACGACTTCATCGCCGCGCTCGACGCCAACATGCTGGCCCCCATCGCGCTGATGAAGGCCTGCCTGCCCACGATGATCGACCGCGGCTGGGGCAGGGTGGTCAACATCACCTCGCAATCGGTGAAATCGCCCATCGCGGTGCTTGGCCTGTCGAACTCGGCGCGCGCGGGGCTGACGGGCTATGTCGCGGGCACGGCGCGGCAGGTCGCGGGCAAGGGCGTCAACATCAACAACCTGCTGCCCGGCATCCACGATACCGACCGGGCGACCTCCCTCGACAAGGGCGTCGTCGAAAGCCAGGGCCTCACCATGGAAGAGGCGCGCGCGCAGCGTCAGTCGACGATCCCCGCGGGCCGCTACGGCACGCCCGAGGAATTCGGCGCGGCCTGCGCCTTCCTCTGCTCGCGGCATTCGGGCTTCATCGTTGGGCAGAACATCCTGCTCGACGGCGGGGCGGTGAACCTGTCGATGTGA
- a CDS encoding TIGR00730 family Rossman fold protein has product MTDTPAICVYCGSRDGTDPAYAAEAEALGRGLAERGWQLVYGAGDVGLMGRVARAAQAAGGETMGVIPTHLLDLEVGKRDLTRFVVTETMHERKKVMFMNAHAVVVLPGGAGSLDEFFEVLTWRQLGLHDKPILLVNVGGFWDPLIALIDRVIDEGFAAGSLAGFVQAVPDAEAALSRLGDLLEARTSATE; this is encoded by the coding sequence ATGACCGACACTCCAGCCATCTGCGTCTATTGCGGTTCGCGCGACGGGACCGATCCGGCCTACGCGGCCGAAGCCGAGGCGCTGGGGCGCGGCCTTGCGGAGCGGGGCTGGCAGCTCGTCTACGGGGCGGGCGATGTCGGGTTGATGGGCCGCGTGGCGCGCGCCGCGCAGGCCGCGGGCGGCGAGACGATGGGCGTGATCCCGACGCATCTGCTCGATCTCGAGGTCGGCAAGCGGGACCTGACCCGGTTCGTCGTGACCGAGACCATGCACGAGCGCAAGAAGGTCATGTTCATGAACGCGCATGCCGTCGTGGTGCTGCCGGGGGGTGCCGGATCGCTCGACGAGTTCTTCGAGGTGCTGACATGGCGGCAGCTGGGCCTGCACGACAAGCCCATCCTCCTCGTCAATGTGGGCGGGTTCTGGGACCCGCTGATCGCGCTGATCGACCGGGTGATCGACGAGGGCTTCGCGGCCGGCAGCCTCGCGGGCTTCGTTCAGGCGGTGCCCGATGCGGAGGCCGCCCTGTCGCGCCTTGGCGACCTTCTCGAGGCGCGCACCAGCGCCACGGAATAG
- a CDS encoding P-II family nitrogen regulator: MKKIEAIIKPFKLDEVKEALQEAGVQGLSVLEVKGFGRQKGHTELYRGAEYVVDFLPKVKIEVVLEDSQVDQAVEAIVAAAKTDKIGDGKIFVTPVEQIIRIRTGETGPDAL; the protein is encoded by the coding sequence ATGAAGAAGATCGAGGCGATCATCAAACCCTTCAAGCTCGACGAGGTGAAGGAGGCGCTTCAGGAAGCCGGGGTTCAGGGCCTCAGCGTGCTCGAGGTCAAGGGCTTCGGCCGCCAGAAGGGACACACCGAACTCTATCGCGGCGCGGAATACGTCGTGGACTTCCTGCCGAAGGTAAAGATCGAGGTCGTGCTCGAGGACAGCCAGGTCGACCAGGCGGTCGAGGCGATCGTCGCGGCCGCGAAGACCGACAAGATCGGCGACGGCAAGATCTTCGTCACGCCAGTCGAACAGATCATCCGCATCCGCACCGGCGAGACCGGTCCGGACGCGCTTTGA
- a CDS encoding NAD(P)H-hydrate dehydratase, translating to MTLLLSAAQMREIERDAMESGRASGADLMERAGRGVVDALRLARPDLRPGRAVVLCGPGNNGGDGYVVARHLRARGWDVAVHAMAGLSALSGDARANAARWEGVVRPIDAPLDPRCDLIVDALFGTGLGRPVEGLSDLFARVNDARALTVALDLPSGICADSGRVLTSGRGQGPFAIRADLTFAFHAPKRGHVLASGPDHCGRVVVVDIGLDGTEDPSIARRTEGPDPARLRKRADAHKFDHGHLMVLAGGVGRGGAARMGARAALRIGAGLVTLGVPPAALIENAGHLDAIMLARIDDADALTARLEDDRLNALLLGPGLGLDDRAAALVRATLEAGRATLLDADALSLIARDPSLRARVHDRCVLTPHMGEFARLFPDQARGLDAPATSGPAFSAIDAALAAADGIGATILLKGAATVVADPSGKVRVNAATGGEAVPWLATAGAGDVLSGIVAGLLARGVAPPDAAATGAWLHAGAARAFGPGLIAEDLPDMLPRVLADLGV from the coding sequence ATGACCCTTCTCCTGAGTGCCGCGCAAATGCGCGAAATCGAACGCGATGCCATGGAAAGCGGCAGGGCGAGCGGGGCCGACCTCATGGAGCGTGCCGGCCGCGGGGTGGTCGATGCGCTGCGCCTCGCCCGGCCGGATCTGCGCCCGGGGCGGGCGGTCGTCCTCTGCGGGCCCGGCAACAATGGCGGCGACGGCTACGTCGTCGCGCGGCATCTGCGCGCCCGCGGCTGGGACGTCGCGGTGCACGCGATGGCCGGGCTCTCCGCGCTTTCGGGCGATGCCCGCGCCAACGCCGCGCGATGGGAGGGGGTCGTCCGGCCGATCGACGCGCCGCTCGATCCGCGCTGCGATCTCATCGTCGACGCGCTGTTCGGCACGGGCCTCGGCCGTCCGGTCGAGGGGCTTTCCGACCTCTTCGCCCGCGTGAACGACGCCCGCGCGCTCACCGTCGCGCTCGATCTGCCGAGCGGGATCTGCGCCGATAGCGGCCGCGTGCTGACATCCGGACGGGGGCAGGGGCCCTTCGCCATACGTGCCGATCTGACCTTCGCCTTCCATGCGCCGAAACGCGGCCACGTCCTCGCCTCGGGGCCGGATCATTGCGGGCGGGTCGTGGTGGTGGATATCGGCCTCGACGGCACCGAAGACCCCTCCATCGCGCGCCGGACCGAAGGGCCCGATCCCGCGCGCTTGCGCAAGCGCGCGGACGCGCACAAGTTCGATCACGGTCATCTGATGGTGCTTGCGGGCGGCGTCGGCCGGGGCGGGGCCGCGCGGATGGGGGCCCGCGCCGCCCTGCGCATCGGTGCGGGCCTCGTCACGCTCGGCGTGCCGCCCGCCGCCCTGATCGAGAATGCGGGCCATCTCGACGCGATCATGCTCGCCCGGATCGACGATGCCGATGCCCTTACCGCGCGGCTGGAGGACGACAGGCTCAATGCGCTTCTCCTCGGTCCCGGGCTTGGCCTCGACGACCGTGCCGCGGCGCTGGTCCGGGCGACGCTCGAGGCGGGGCGCGCGACGCTGCTCGACGCCGACGCGCTCAGCCTCATCGCGCGCGATCCGTCGCTGCGCGCGCGCGTCCACGACAGATGCGTGCTGACCCCGCATATGGGTGAATTCGCGCGCCTCTTTCCCGATCAGGCCCGCGGGCTCGATGCCCCCGCGACCTCCGGCCCGGCCTTCTCGGCGATCGACGCGGCCCTCGCGGCGGCGGACGGGATCGGCGCGACGATCCTGCTGAAAGGGGCCGCCACGGTGGTGGCCGACCCCTCGGGCAAGGTCCGCGTCAACGCGGCGACCGGGGGGGAAGCCGTTCCATGGCTCGCCACCGCCGGGGCGGGCGATGTGCTGTCGGGCATCGTGGCGGGCCTTCTGGCGCGCGGGGTCGCGCCGCCCGACGCGGCGGCGACGGGCGCATGGCTGCATGCCGGGGCCGCGCGCGCCTTCGGGCCCGGCCTCATCGCCGAGGATCTGCCCGACATGCTGCCGCGCGTCCTCGCCGATCTCGGGGTCTGA
- a CDS encoding divergent polysaccharide deacetylase family protein — protein MASRIVARIVLGLTLACAPHLAPAQTDGVRTDRLPQILPEGSAPEPALPPQAPDLPPVRRGTSRPDAGMQGAFARNAVPFEEEGAILSVVIVDTDGDPVDLQMPLSVALDPARPDIATRAATYRARDYEVLVIPSIPPNGTPQDIEQGLQASLHLVGGAVAILPDPVTSADRGALSTLIGRLAETGHGVLGRADGLDLAGPIARSRGLPSATASAGIGDPDATRADVERALDRATAALGPDDARILIVANRPETLAALGGARLPDGTRFAPLTAAMRLIGDLP, from the coding sequence TTGGCATCTCGCATCGTCGCACGGATCGTGCTCGGCCTCACGCTCGCCTGCGCGCCGCATCTCGCCCCGGCCCAGACCGACGGCGTGCGGACGGACCGCCTGCCGCAGATCCTGCCCGAAGGTTCGGCACCCGAGCCTGCCCTGCCACCGCAAGCCCCGGACCTGCCGCCCGTCCGCCGGGGAACCTCGCGTCCCGACGCCGGGATGCAGGGCGCCTTCGCCCGGAACGCCGTGCCCTTCGAGGAGGAGGGCGCGATCCTGTCGGTCGTGATCGTCGATACGGACGGCGATCCCGTCGATCTGCAGATGCCGCTCTCGGTCGCGCTCGACCCGGCGCGGCCCGATATCGCCACGCGCGCCGCGACCTACCGCGCGCGGGACTACGAGGTGCTGGTCATCCCGTCGATCCCGCCGAACGGCACCCCCCAGGATATCGAGCAGGGCCTGCAGGCGAGCCTTCATCTCGTCGGGGGCGCGGTCGCCATCCTGCCGGACCCCGTCACGAGCGCCGATCGCGGGGCGCTCTCGACCCTGATCGGACGTCTGGCCGAAACCGGCCACGGCGTGCTCGGCCGGGCGGACGGGCTCGATCTCGCGGGGCCGATCGCGCGGTCGCGCGGCCTTCCCAGCGCGACCGCCTCGGCCGGGATCGGCGACCCCGACGCGACGCGCGCGGATGTCGAACGCGCCCTCGACCGGGCCACCGCCGCGCTCGGCCCCGACGACGCGCGCATCCTGATCGTGGCGAACCGCCCGGAAACGCTCGCGGCGCTCGGCGGGGCGCGGCTGCCCGACGGCACGCGCTTCGCGCCGCTCACAGCCGCGATGCGCCTGATCGGAGACCTGCCATGA
- the rarD gene encoding EamA family transporter RarD: MTARTGGILALVAACTIWGLSPILYRILDHVPAGDVMAHRVLWSVVFFLPLVGMQHRGTELRIAVSSPRRVLVLLAAALMIGVNWTIFVFAAQLGHLVESSLGYYIYPLIAVLFGVVLFGERPARTQILAVGVATLGVLVLTIGLGAAPWISLLLAMTFATYGALKRGIAAHPLVSVTAETLLMLPVALLWILWHDGAGIFIDWPTTILLISTGPLTALPLVLFSFAAKKLTSATLGILFYVNPTLQFLCGTVLFSEPFTRWHAIAFPLIWSAVALYSVALVRASRRSPRRDRAASASGTA, from the coding sequence ATGACCGCGCGCACCGGTGGCATTCTCGCGCTCGTCGCGGCCTGCACGATCTGGGGCCTGTCGCCGATCCTCTACCGCATTCTCGACCACGTGCCGGCGGGCGACGTCATGGCGCATCGCGTGCTCTGGTCCGTCGTCTTCTTCCTGCCGCTCGTGGGCATGCAGCACCGCGGCACCGAACTCCGTATCGCGGTTTCCTCCCCGCGCCGGGTTCTCGTCCTGCTGGCCGCCGCCCTGATGATCGGCGTCAACTGGACCATCTTCGTCTTTGCCGCGCAGCTCGGTCATCTCGTGGAATCGAGCCTCGGCTACTACATCTATCCCCTCATCGCCGTGCTCTTCGGCGTCGTCCTCTTCGGCGAGCGGCCCGCCCGGACGCAGATCCTCGCCGTCGGGGTCGCGACGCTGGGCGTGCTGGTCCTGACGATCGGTCTCGGGGCCGCGCCCTGGATCAGCCTGCTGCTCGCCATGACCTTCGCGACCTACGGCGCGCTCAAGCGCGGGATCGCGGCGCATCCGCTCGTCAGCGTCACGGCCGAGACGCTCCTCATGCTGCCCGTCGCGCTTCTCTGGATTCTCTGGCACGACGGCGCGGGGATCTTCATCGACTGGCCGACCACGATCCTGCTCATTTCGACCGGGCCGCTTACCGCTCTGCCGCTGGTCCTCTTCAGCTTCGCCGCGAAGAAGCTCACCTCCGCGACGCTCGGGATCCTGTTCTACGTCAACCCGACGCTGCAATTCCTCTGCGGCACGGTCCTCTTCTCCGAGCCGTTCACGCGCTGGCACGCGATCGCCTTCCCCCTGATCTGGAGCGCGGTCGCCCTCTATTCCGTGGCGCTGGTGCGCGCCTCGAGAAGGTCGCCAAGGCGCGACAGGGCGGCCTCCGCATCGGGCACCGCCTGA
- a CDS encoding LysM peptidoglycan-binding domain-containing protein, whose amino-acid sequence MADGSAAWMRTLLGGASAIALSLGVALVLRSTQGDPPVVAVADRATAPSGQAAPPEPAEAGTTAATDTTDAPNDVPDRQDEPATPSASDTSAAEDTAAPAPEPLSAADGTPTATDTAEPATPPASVPPVETPAQPETSTTDDTPAPEPQPSGEPASQADDTAAAADDDTAAAADDDEPAQAPPADARDDEPSDGLPVPASDDEPSAPTNDDDPSAPAADMDDDLSAAGREVTGPSRPNAPDEPGQGSSAPDLAVSRMEVDLDPPAARLVPAPPADPEAEPATAPNLAGASPPPMPDPTPGPEDAPDIPDPIPAMASGETVTTSDDTAAAAPEPVDAAPAPDGASITDAAQDTEDSPEAPPATGPATALIAAPAMPDPSGPEAAAPTGDLAADAPASGGGQPQIAGVPPLLPGIFIEDAAPIGPVGSAPAVMAELSIDTFSYDEDGQASLGGRSGPGDEIRVYVDDRPIEAPSIGPDGSWQVDLPQLGSRIHTLRVEAIDADGDLSAEAETPIMPETPEALARLAEVAEDGALILVTVQPGLTLWRIADANYGDGFAYMRVFEANADKIRDPDLIYPGQVLTVPR is encoded by the coding sequence ATGGCGGACGGCTCTGCGGCTTGGATGCGCACCTTGTTGGGCGGGGCTTCGGCGATCGCGCTCTCGCTTGGCGTGGCGCTCGTCCTGCGTTCCACGCAAGGCGATCCGCCGGTCGTGGCGGTCGCCGATCGCGCGACCGCTCCGTCCGGACAGGCCGCGCCGCCGGAGCCCGCCGAAGCCGGGACGACCGCCGCGACCGACACCACCGATGCGCCCAACGACGTGCCGGACCGGCAGGACGAGCCCGCGACGCCATCCGCTTCCGACACCTCGGCGGCCGAGGACACAGCCGCGCCCGCCCCGGAGCCGCTGTCGGCCGCCGACGGCACCCCCACGGCCACGGACACGGCGGAGCCCGCGACGCCACCCGCTTCCGTCCCCCCCGTCGAGACCCCGGCCCAGCCGGAGACCTCGACGACAGACGACACGCCCGCGCCGGAGCCGCAACCCTCCGGGGAACCTGCCTCGCAAGCCGATGACACCGCCGCGGCGGCGGACGACGACACCGCCGCGGCGGCGGACGACGACGAACCCGCGCAAGCCCCGCCCGCCGATGCGCGCGACGACGAGCCGTCCGATGGCCTGCCTGTCCCTGCAAGCGACGATGAGCCGTCTGCCCCCACAAACGACGATGACCCGTCCGCCCCTGCGGCGGACATGGACGACGACCTCTCCGCCGCCGGGCGCGAGGTGACTGGGCCTTCGCGACCCAATGCGCCGGACGAACCGGGGCAGGGCTCCTCCGCGCCCGATCTCGCCGTCTCGCGCATGGAGGTCGATCTCGACCCGCCCGCCGCGCGCCTCGTGCCCGCACCTCCGGCCGACCCTGAGGCCGAGCCCGCGACCGCCCCGAACCTCGCCGGGGCGAGCCCGCCGCCGATGCCCGACCCGACACCCGGGCCGGAGGACGCGCCGGACATCCCCGATCCGATCCCCGCGATGGCGTCCGGCGAGACCGTCACGACCTCCGACGACACAGCCGCAGCCGCGCCCGAACCGGTCGATGCGGCACCCGCCCCGGACGGCGCATCCATCACCGATGCCGCGCAAGACACCGAAGACAGCCCCGAAGCCCCCCCCGCGACGGGACCAGCAACCGCGCTGATCGCGGCCCCCGCCATGCCCGACCCGTCCGGCCCCGAAGCCGCCGCCCCGACGGGCGATCTCGCCGCGGACGCGCCCGCCTCAGGTGGCGGGCAACCGCAGATCGCGGGTGTGCCGCCCCTCCTGCCGGGGATCTTCATCGAGGATGCCGCGCCGATCGGGCCGGTCGGCTCCGCGCCCGCCGTGATGGCCGAGCTCTCGATCGACACGTTTTCCTACGACGAGGACGGCCAGGCCTCTCTCGGCGGCCGCTCCGGCCCCGGCGACGAGATCCGCGTCTATGTCGACGACCGCCCGATCGAGGCCCCCAGCATCGGTCCGGACGGAAGCTGGCAGGTCGACCTGCCGCAGCTCGGATCGCGGATCCACACGCTGCGGGTCGAGGCGATCGACGCCGACGGCGACCTCAGCGCCGAGGCCGAGACGCCGATCATGCCCGAGACGCCCGAGGCACTCGCCCGTCTGGCCGAGGTTGCCGAGGACGGCGCGCTCATCCTCGTCACGGTGCAGCCGGGCCTGACCCTCTGGCGCATCGCCGACGCGAATTACGGCGACGGTTTCGCCTATATGCGCGTCTTCGAGGCCAATGCCGACAAGATCCGCGACCCCGACCTCATCTATCCCGGTCAGGTCCTGACGGTCCCCCGATGA